In the Sebastes fasciatus isolate fSebFas1 chromosome 20, fSebFas1.pri, whole genome shotgun sequence genome, one interval contains:
- the snf8 gene encoding vacuolar-sorting protein SNF8 — translation MHRRGVGAGAIAKKKLAEAKYKERGNVLAEDQIVQMSKQLETFKSNLEEFASKHKQEIRKNPQFRVQFQEMCATIGVDPLASGKGFWSEMLGVGDFYYELGVQIIEVCLALKHRNGGLITLDELHQRVLKGRGKYAQDVSQDDLMRAIKKLKVMGNGFGMIPVGGSYLVQSVPAELNMDHTVVLQLAEKKGYVSVSEIKDSLNWEKERACHVLDHLLKEGLAWLDSQAAGEPQYWLPALFSELTSRDVTPEEANQMTP, via the exons ATGCATCGGAGAGGAGTTGGAGCTGGAGCTATCGCCAAGAAGAAGCTGGCAGAG gcCAAATATAAGGAAAGAGGAAATGTTCTTGCAGAGGACCAAATTGTCCAA ATGTCGAAGCAGCTGGAGACCTTCAAGTCCAACCTGGAGGAGTTCGCCAGCAAACATAAACAAGAAATCCGAAAGAACCCACAGTTCAGAGTTCAGTTTCAGGAGATGTGTGCCACCATTGGAGTTGACCCTCTTGCCT CTGGAAAAGGTTTTTGGTCTGAGATGCTCGGCGTAGGTGACTTCTATTATGAGCTCGGTGTGCAGATCATTGAAGTGTGCCTGGCCCTGAAACACAGAAATGGAG GGCTTATTACTTTGGATGAACTCCACCAGCGAGTACTGAAGGGAAGAGGTAAATACGCTCAGGATGTGAGCCA AGATGACTTGATGAGAGCCATAAAGAAACTGAAGGTGATGGGGAACGGCTTTGGGATGATTCCTGTTGGTGGTTCTTACCTGGTCCAGTCAGTCCCAGCAGAGCTCAACATGGACCACACTGTAGTTCTGCAGCTGGCCGAG AAAAAGGGCTACGTCTCAGTGAGTGAGATCAAGGACAGTCTCAATTGGGAGAAGGAACGGGCGTGTCACGTCCTG GATCACCTGCTGAAGGAAGGCCTGGCTTGGTTGGACTCTCAAGCAGCCGGAGAACCTCAGTACTGGCTGCCCGCTCTCTTCTCTGAGCTCACCTCCCGTGATGTCACACCAGAGGAGGCCAATCAGATGACACCTTAA